Proteins encoded by one window of Capra hircus breed San Clemente chromosome 8, ASM170441v1, whole genome shotgun sequence:
- the LOC108636612 gene encoding interferon omega-1-like: protein MAFVLSLLMALVLVSYGPGGSLGCDLSQKHMLVGRKNLRLLDKMRRLSPHLCLQDRKDFAFPQEMVEGGQLQEAQALSVLHEMLQQSFNLFHPEHSSAAWNTTLLKQLRNGLLDQLVDLDACLGQDMGEEDSALGRTGPTLAVKRYFQGIHFYLQEKGYSDCAWETVRVEIMRSLSSSTSLQERLRMMDGDVKSP from the coding sequence ATGGCCTTTGTGCTCTCTCTGCTCATGGCCCTGGTGCTGGTCAGCTACGGCCCGGGAGGATCCCTGGGCTGTGACCTGTCTCAGAAACACATGCTGGTTGGCAGGAAGAACCTCAGGCTCCTGGACAAAATGAGAAGACTCTCCCCTCACTTGTGTCTGCAGGACAGAAAAGACTTCGCTTtcccccaggagatggtggaaggcggccagctccaggaggcccaggcccTCTCTGTGCTCCATGAGATGCTCCAGCAGAGCTTCAACCTCTTCCACCCAGAGCACTCCTCTGCTGCCTGGAACACCACCCTCCTGAAGCAGCTCCGCAATGGACTCCTGGACCAGCTTGTCGACCTGGATGCCTGCCTGGGGCAGGATATGGGAGAGGAAGACTCTGCCCTGGGAAGGACAGGCCCCACCCTGGCCGTGAAGAGGTACTTCCAGGGCATCCATTTCTACCTGCAAGAGAAGGGATACAGCGACTGCGCCTGGGAAACCGTCAGAGTGGAAATCATGAGATCCTTGTCTTCATCAACCAGCTTGCAAGAAAGGCTAAGAATGATGGATGGAGATGTGAAGTCACCTTGA
- the LOC102174842 gene encoding interferon alpha-1-like: protein MAPAWSLLLALLLLSCNAICSRGCHLPHTHSLANRRVLMLLQQLRRVSPSSCLQDRNDFAFPQEALGGSQLQKVQAISVLHEVTHHTFQLFSTEGSAAAWDQSLLDKLRTALDQQLTDLQACLRQEEGLRGAPLLKEDSSLAVRKYFHRVTLYLQEKGHSPCAWEVVRAEVMRAFSSSTNLQERFRSKD from the coding sequence ATGGCCCCAGCCTGGTCCTTActcctggccctgctgctgctcagctgcAATGCCATCTGCTCTCGGGGCTGCCACCTGCCTCACACCCACAGCCTGGCCAACAGGAGGGTCCTGATGCTCCTGCAACAACTGAGGAGggtctccccttcctcctgcctgcagGACAGAAATGACTTCGCATTCCCCCAGGAGGCGCTGGGTGGCAGCCAGTTGCAGAAGGTTCAGGCCATCTCTGTGCTCCACGAGGTGACCCACCACACCTTCCAGCTCTTCAGCACCGAGGGCTCGGCCGCCGCGTGGGACCAGAGCCTCCTGGACAAGCTCCGCACTGCACTGGATCAGCAGCTCACTGACCTGCAAGCCTGTctcaggcaggaggaggggctgcGAGGGGCTCCCCTGCTCAAGGAGGACTCCAGCCTGGCTGTGAGGAAATACTTCCACAGAGTCACTCTCTATCTGCAAGAGAAGGGACACAGCCCTTGTGCCTGGGAGGTTGTCAGAGCAGAAGTCATGAGAGCCTTCTCTTCCTCAACAAACTTGCAGGAGAGATTCAGGAGCAAGGACTGA